The following nucleotide sequence is from Tardiphaga sp. 709.
GTGGGTGATCTTCGGTCTCGGCGGCCTGCAGGGCGCGGTGGGCTGGTGGATGGTGGCATCGGGCCTGACCAAGCGCGTCGAGGTCTCGCAATATCGGCTGGCGGCGCATCTGATGCTGGCGCTGATGATCTTCGCCGCCATCGTCTGGACGCTGCGCCGCCTCGGCGACCGCGCGCCGGTGCTGGCGGCAAGTCGCTTGCGCGTGACGAGCTGGGTCTTGCTGGGCCTGACCTTCCTGCAGATCTATTTCGGTGCGCTGGTCGCCGGCCTTCGCGCCGGCCGCGTGTTCAACACCTGGCCGGAGATCGACGGCGCGCTGATCCCCTCGAGCGCGCGGCTGTTCTTCGAAGACCCGTGGTGGCGCAACATGTTCGACAACACGCTGACGGTTCAGTTCCAGCATCGCATGACCGCCTATGCGCTGTTCGCTCTGGCGATCTGGCATGTGGTCGATGCGATCCGCGCGCGGGCAGGTACTACTGTCGTCAACGGCGCGCTATGGCTGGCGGCATCGATCGCGGTGCAGGCTGCGCTCGGTATTCTCACGCTGCTGCATCAGGTGCCGATCGATCTGGCGCTGACGCATCAGGCGGTGGCGATCGTGGTGCTCACGCTGGCCATCCTGCAGGTGGAACGGATGAAGCCACGCGGGGCGGT
It contains:
- a CDS encoding COX15/CtaA family protein; protein product: MTAPSQTRPKELRPVRWWLIAVAAMIVAMVLVGGATRLTESGLSIVEWKPVTGAIPPLDESHWIAAFEAYKQIPQYRELNSGMTLHEFKTIFWWEWSHRLLGRVIGVVFLLPFLWFLWRGVLTSELKKRLWVIFGLGGLQGAVGWWMVASGLTKRVEVSQYRLAAHLMLALMIFAAIVWTLRRLGDRAPVLAASRLRVTSWVLLGLTFLQIYFGALVAGLRAGRVFNTWPEIDGALIPSSARLFFEDPWWRNMFDNTLTVQFQHRMTAYALFALAIWHVVDAIRARAGTTVVNGALWLAASIAVQAALGILTLLHQVPIDLALTHQAVAIVVLTLAILQVERMKPRGAVLTERQLDLAVGKAA